A genomic window from Cydia amplana chromosome 3, ilCydAmpl1.1, whole genome shotgun sequence includes:
- the LOC134662982 gene encoding lipase member H-B-like yields MGTRLFLVVIWMCACVAYEYDSGSPAGYMSDCPGMNASTEFTDKTRRSLSVVIMGPAAGYIRSRETKCRLSVAGAACAARWLDLRKRRTQVLIAGYLDASFSPVVRSVAGAYLNLGRNVILVEVFPLLIRTYPMAARITRPLGRLLGEFLAELTGRGLPPSRLEISGGSLGAHIAYYASVKYRELTGRKPARLTGLDPAGPCFRNLPPWERFNAGGAERVDALHTNIDGFGIAHPMGHVDFYANGGEFQPSMVGDFIMPCFLLCSHLRSAFYWLLAYDNPDKFIAVRCDTMQQARKGDCYNKPIVHNFLGPKTNHSKPGIYYLPTSERTPYYLGEAGLKKRRYGHNDYLLKTSVEPEGDVMV; encoded by the exons ATGGGGACCAGACTTTTTTTAGTGGTGATTTGGATGTGTGCGTGTGTCGCTTACGAGTATGACTCGGGGAGCCCGGCTGGATACATGAGTGATT GCCCAGGCATGAATGCATCAACAGAGTTCACAGACAAAACCCGGCGCTCGCTCAGCGTCGTGATCATGGGACCGGCAGCAGGCTACATCAGGAGTAGGGAGACCAAGTGCCGGCTCAGCGTGGCTGGAGCGGCCTGCGCGGCTCGCTGGCTGGACCTAAGGAAGCGGAGAACACAG GTGCTGATAGCCGGGTACCTGGACGCCTCCTTCTCCCCCGTAGTGCGGTCAGTAGCCGGCGCGTATCTGAACCTGGGCCGCAACGTTATCCTGGTCGAGGTGTTCCCTCTGCTCATCCGGACTTATCCCAT GGCAGCGCGCATCACGCGGCCACTGGGCAGGCTTCTCGGCGAGTTCTTGGCCGAGCTGACTGGCCGCGGTCTACCTCCGAGCCGACTGGAGATATCAGGCGGCAGTCTGGGAGCCCACATCGCTTACTACGCCTCCGTCAAGTATCGGGAACTGACGGGGAGAAAGCCTGCACGGCTCACGG GATTGGACCCGGCCGGACCGTGTTTCCGCAACCTGCCACCATGGGAGCGCTTCAATGCGGGCGGAGCGGAGCGAGTTGACGCTCTGCACACGAATATAGACGGGTTCGGCATCGCTCATCCAATGGGACACGTGGATTTCTATGCTAATGGCG GTGAATTCCAACCATCAATGGTAGGAGACTTCATCATGCCATGCTTCCTACTCTGCAGCCACCTCCGCTCCGCCTTCTACTGGCTTCTAGCCTACGATAACCCCGACAAATTCATTGCAGTCCGTTGCGACACTATGCAACAGGCCCGCAAAGGAGACTGCTATAATAAACCTATAGTGCACAACTTCTTAGGACCTAAGACTAACCATAGCAAGCCAGGTATATACTACCTGCCTACGTCTGAAAGAACGCCGTATTATTTGGGGGAAGCGGGGTTGAAGAAGAGGAGATATGGGcataatgattatttattaaagACGTCAGTGGAACCGGAGGGCGATGTAATGGTGTga